Proteins encoded in a region of the Variovorax sp. PAMC 28711 genome:
- a CDS encoding DUF3883 domain-containing protein: MIALSPGIAYGCFNLLRLADEHPMPFQQLRSELPRQGGMEVGRLLEVAQELHWLRANDCGIAVLTPAGARLLGIDLDYLKLRQALLDYVETIRPPWIKNAIDGRLKVLSFSPTEVAQSLIEAELARGYENDVVHFWDRLAAIARGLRNAELGEIGREGERLTLAFERERTGREPKWRSVESNSDGYDVLSVASASDLQQLPIEVKASRMGMRGTFHLTRNEWDATELMPLHQFHLWDLSKNGSPTLAVVSRPEVGEHVSLDVGEGQWGEVVIPFATFAPLFERTVGHGARLGCADSH; encoded by the coding sequence GTGATCGCGTTGTCGCCTGGCATCGCATATGGTTGCTTCAACTTGCTGCGCCTGGCCGACGAGCACCCCATGCCGTTTCAGCAACTGCGCTCGGAGCTCCCTCGCCAGGGCGGCATGGAGGTTGGGCGATTGTTGGAAGTGGCGCAGGAGCTGCACTGGCTGCGCGCCAATGACTGTGGCATTGCAGTCCTGACGCCGGCCGGGGCGCGGCTGCTCGGCATTGACTTGGATTACTTGAAGCTCCGGCAGGCTCTGCTCGACTACGTCGAGACGATCCGGCCACCCTGGATCAAAAATGCGATCGACGGGCGTTTAAAGGTGCTGAGCTTCTCGCCGACCGAGGTCGCGCAATCATTGATCGAGGCGGAGCTTGCCCGCGGCTACGAGAACGACGTCGTCCACTTTTGGGACCGACTGGCGGCGATCGCCCGGGGGCTTAGGAACGCCGAACTCGGCGAAATCGGTCGCGAGGGGGAGCGGCTAACGTTGGCCTTTGAGCGCGAGCGAACGGGGCGTGAACCGAAGTGGAGGTCTGTAGAGAGCAACAGCGACGGCTACGACGTGCTTTCCGTTGCGTCGGCCAGCGACCTTCAACAACTGCCTATAGAGGTAAAGGCGTCGCGAATGGGGATGCGTGGAACCTTCCATCTGACTCGAAACGAATGGGACGCAACAGAGTTGATGCCACTGCATCAATTTCACCTGTGGGATCTGTCAAAAAATGGAAGTCCGACCTTGGCCGTCGTGTCTCGACCAGAGGTTGGCGAGCATGTCTCTCTCGACGTCGGCGAGGGACAATGGGGCGAAGTTGTGATTCCCTTTGCAACTTTCGCTCCACTGTTTGAGCGCACGGTTGGGCACGGCGCGAGACTTGGCTGCGCTGATAGTCACTGA
- a CDS encoding DNA-methyltransferase, whose translation MHFEEPIEAEMDALMATDTARAARKGTDSVPPTSRLIKPGKKAKPEALIGEASAIWLGDVLAFLKGLPAEPVFDLIVTSPPYNIGKEYESKQGLEAYLEWQASIIDELIPRLKDGGSLCWQVGNFVVDSQIFPLDIEFAPIFKRHKLQMRNRIIWTFGHGLHTQRRFSGRYEVVLWYTKTRLKKDDYTFNLDEVRVPSKYPGKKHFKGPNAGQFSGNPLGKNPEDVWNIPNVKSNHVEKTIHPCQFPVGLIERLTLALTNPGDLVFDPFAGVASAGVAAAIHGRRFWGCELDADYAEVGRQRMQAALDGNAIYRPHDRPIYDHTQSSLSKTPPSVSAPTDEGSR comes from the coding sequence ATGCATTTCGAAGAACCGATAGAAGCAGAAATGGACGCATTGATGGCGACCGACACCGCGCGAGCAGCGCGAAAAGGCACGGATAGCGTGCCGCCCACTTCCCGTTTAATCAAGCCAGGGAAGAAGGCCAAACCTGAGGCTTTGATCGGCGAGGCGAGTGCCATATGGCTGGGCGATGTTCTTGCGTTTCTGAAGGGCCTGCCTGCTGAGCCAGTGTTCGACCTCATCGTGACTTCCCCGCCCTACAACATCGGCAAGGAGTACGAGAGTAAGCAGGGATTGGAGGCCTATTTGGAATGGCAGGCCAGCATCATCGATGAGTTGATCCCGCGTCTCAAAGACGGTGGGAGCCTCTGCTGGCAGGTCGGCAACTTCGTGGTAGACAGCCAGATATTTCCTTTGGACATCGAGTTCGCTCCGATCTTCAAAAGACACAAGCTTCAAATGCGCAACCGTATCATTTGGACGTTTGGCCATGGGCTCCACACGCAGCGCCGCTTCTCGGGGCGCTATGAAGTCGTTCTCTGGTATACGAAGACTCGGTTAAAAAAGGACGATTACACCTTCAACCTCGATGAGGTAAGGGTGCCATCAAAGTATCCGGGCAAGAAGCACTTCAAGGGGCCCAACGCAGGCCAATTTTCGGGCAATCCCCTGGGCAAGAATCCCGAGGATGTCTGGAATATTCCCAACGTGAAAAGCAACCACGTTGAAAAAACCATCCACCCCTGCCAGTTTCCGGTTGGGCTTATCGAGCGCCTCACCCTCGCGCTAACTAATCCGGGGGATCTCGTTTTCGACCCGTTTGCAGGCGTCGCGTCCGCGGGCGTCGCTGCCGCGATTCATGGACGTCGCTTTTGGGGTTGCGAGTTGGATGCGGATTATGCCGAGGTGGGCAGGCAGCGCATGCAGGCCGCACTCGACGGCAACGCCATCTATCGGCCTCATGACCGGCCGATTTACGACCATACCCAGAGCTCGCTGTCGAAGACGCCGCCCTCCGTCTCTGCCCCGACGGACGAGGGCTCAAGGTGA
- a CDS encoding DEAD/DEAH box helicase, which produces MLRIDYREGDLSAFMRWEPEDDGQEWPSLVRRLAMDHTPNARQEGSRELSMPWWNFASLRGSMLNILSTYGLRLGVGYEVGPAARELLLRSARAAAGYDAAVRQEWVDQAVLRSELKSLGFARDLSPQQARNVAKMASLPAAATFSVPGAGKTTEALSFFFFKARDSERLLVVAPKNAFAAWDEQIVDCMPQLGRQFVRLRGGRDKIERMLMDDPRFMLITYQQLVNVGDMLAAHCARHKVFVFLDESHRIKSGIAKRTARAVLSLAHLPVGKLVMSGTPMPQAVDDLIPQFFFLYPEIDANVDNVVDLIKAVYVRTNKTELGLPPITRQRVRLPLAPLQRELYRLMKHEVAREAASALSIRSKQSFRALGRSVTRLLQFVSNPALLASEFGFAHPDLLAAVLEEGDGPKLRYVLRRARQLALEGKKVLIWSSYVRNVEYIAARLSDLGAVYIHGGVDAGDEDDDETREGKIKLFHDDRNTMVMVANPAAAGEGISLHRVCHHAMYLDRTFNAAHYLQSEDRIHRFGLSADEETIIEIVECEETVDETVLERLDYKIKQMAAALDDSALGVDPIALDPNDIEDYDYYSVGLKEEDIEALLRDLEKGFA; this is translated from the coding sequence ATGCTGAGGATCGACTATCGTGAAGGCGATCTCTCGGCGTTCATGCGCTGGGAGCCGGAGGACGACGGGCAGGAGTGGCCCTCGCTCGTCCGCCGGCTGGCGATGGACCACACACCGAACGCGCGGCAGGAGGGCAGTCGCGAGCTGTCGATGCCCTGGTGGAATTTCGCCTCGCTGCGCGGCTCGATGCTCAACATCCTCAGCACGTATGGGCTGCGCCTCGGTGTCGGCTACGAGGTGGGCCCGGCCGCGCGGGAGCTCCTGCTCAGGTCGGCGCGCGCGGCGGCGGGATACGACGCCGCAGTCAGGCAGGAGTGGGTGGACCAAGCGGTCCTACGCTCCGAGCTGAAATCCCTCGGCTTTGCCCGCGACCTGTCACCGCAGCAGGCTCGCAACGTGGCCAAGATGGCGTCGCTGCCGGCAGCCGCGACTTTTTCCGTTCCTGGCGCGGGCAAGACTACCGAGGCGCTGTCCTTCTTTTTCTTCAAGGCACGGGACTCGGAGCGTCTGCTGGTTGTCGCCCCTAAGAACGCCTTCGCAGCGTGGGACGAGCAAATCGTCGACTGCATGCCGCAACTGGGGAGGCAGTTTGTGCGTCTTCGTGGAGGCCGGGACAAGATCGAGCGGATGCTGATGGACGATCCTCGCTTTATGCTGATCACCTACCAGCAGCTGGTGAACGTGGGCGACATGCTCGCGGCCCATTGCGCGCGTCACAAGGTCTTCGTCTTCCTGGACGAAAGTCACCGTATCAAAAGCGGCATTGCAAAACGCACCGCAAGAGCCGTGCTCTCGTTGGCCCATTTGCCTGTCGGCAAGCTGGTGATGTCCGGCACGCCGATGCCGCAGGCCGTCGACGACCTGATACCGCAGTTCTTTTTTCTCTATCCCGAGATCGATGCGAATGTTGACAATGTTGTCGACCTGATCAAAGCCGTATACGTGCGGACGAACAAGACAGAACTGGGGTTGCCGCCGATCACTCGCCAGCGAGTTCGCCTGCCTCTGGCTCCTCTGCAGCGCGAGCTATATCGCTTGATGAAGCACGAGGTCGCCCGCGAGGCTGCATCGGCGTTAAGTATTCGAAGCAAACAGTCGTTTCGAGCACTCGGGCGGTCGGTGACACGGCTCTTGCAGTTTGTATCGAACCCTGCGCTGCTCGCATCCGAGTTCGGCTTCGCGCACCCTGACTTGCTGGCCGCCGTTCTTGAAGAGGGTGACGGGCCCAAGTTGCGATACGTTTTGCGTCGCGCGCGGCAGCTCGCGCTCGAAGGCAAAAAGGTGTTGATCTGGTCGTCTTATGTGCGGAACGTCGAATACATCGCGGCGCGTCTGTCGGACCTGGGGGCTGTTTACATCCATGGAGGAGTGGACGCGGGGGACGAGGACGACGATGAGACGCGGGAGGGCAAAATCAAGCTCTTTCACGACGACCGAAACACCATGGTTATGGTGGCAAACCCTGCCGCCGCAGGCGAGGGCATTAGCTTGCATCGTGTCTGCCATCACGCCATGTATCTCGACCGCACTTTCAACGCGGCCCACTACCTGCAATCCGAGGATCGAATTCATCGCTTCGGCCTCTCCGCGGATGAAGAAACGATCATCGAGATCGTTGAGTGCGAGGAGACCGTCGACGAAACCGTCCTCGAGCGCCTCGACTACAAAATCAAGCAGATGGCCGCAGCCCTTGACGATTCGGCGCTCGGCGTCGACCCCATCGCGCTCGATCCAAACGATATTGAGGACTACGACTATTACTCGGTGGGATTGAAGGAAGAGGATATTGAGGCGCTGTTGCGCGACCTCGAAAAGGGGTTTGCGTGA
- a CDS encoding BglII/BstYI family type II restriction endonuclease, whose product MKHFTLSHCAGDKCISAALRKTVADAITSVTEKAGPGAATRIRGQLLSQLKATGWSGEVCVSADSDMTITAAKDDIGLCIQTGNISRVYADLMKLQAMYLDNLVKGAIIILPSQDMAKLLGDNLAQAKRLERELAIFKKAYHVPTLVFAMES is encoded by the coding sequence GTGAAGCACTTCACGCTAAGCCACTGCGCTGGCGACAAATGCATATCAGCGGCTTTGCGCAAAACCGTCGCCGACGCGATCACCAGCGTTACTGAAAAAGCGGGGCCTGGCGCCGCGACGCGCATTCGCGGTCAGTTGCTCTCTCAGCTTAAGGCCACGGGATGGTCTGGTGAGGTGTGCGTCTCCGCCGATTCGGACATGACGATTACAGCGGCCAAAGACGACATTGGCTTGTGCATACAGACCGGGAACATCTCGCGCGTCTACGCGGACCTGATGAAGCTGCAGGCCATGTATTTGGACAACCTCGTCAAGGGCGCAATCATTATTTTGCCCTCTCAGGACATGGCCAAACTGCTCGGTGACAACCTCGCGCAGGCAAAGCGATTGGAGCGCGAGCTCGCGATTTTCAAGAAGGCCTATCACGTCCCCACGCTCGTTTTTGCAATGGAATCTTGA
- a CDS encoding toprim domain-containing protein: MNPSIQWAEFSVGGHRVFCPACPGKRSDKTMGLTVAADDHGIAHCFRCGYVETRHHERTLTPSARKTLALRIDALRRQHSEEQRKRQSDAAVAALIRWTAASPVEAHPYLSSKGVRAYGIRVEMNDTLLIPVRDAQGRMHSFQAIAFDGTKRFQPGGKVKGCYHAIGQPRGKLAICEGYATGATLHENTGHAVAIAFNSGNLLAVAQALRAKYPGITLVLCADDDWKTEGNPGLTAATEATRVVGGLLAVPIFTGLPRGEEDTDFNDLHRLAGQAVSA; this comes from the coding sequence ATGAACCCCAGCATTCAATGGGCCGAGTTCTCTGTTGGAGGGCATCGAGTATTTTGTCCAGCCTGTCCGGGGAAACGGAGCGATAAAACGATGGGTCTCACCGTGGCTGCCGATGATCACGGGATAGCCCATTGTTTTCGGTGTGGCTACGTGGAAACCCGTCATCACGAGCGCACGCTGACACCATCTGCACGGAAAACCTTGGCATTGCGCATCGACGCTCTTCGTCGCCAACACAGTGAAGAGCAGCGCAAGCGCCAGTCCGATGCAGCGGTTGCCGCCCTGATTCGCTGGACTGCCGCGTCCCCTGTTGAGGCGCATCCCTATCTAAGTTCCAAGGGCGTTCGCGCTTACGGCATACGGGTCGAGATGAATGACACGCTGCTGATCCCTGTGCGTGACGCACAAGGCCGCATGCACAGCTTTCAGGCTATTGCCTTCGATGGCACGAAACGCTTTCAGCCCGGAGGCAAGGTCAAGGGCTGCTATCACGCTATTGGCCAGCCTCGTGGGAAGCTGGCGATCTGCGAGGGTTACGCCACTGGCGCCACCCTTCACGAAAATACGGGACATGCCGTGGCAATCGCGTTCAATTCCGGCAACCTGCTGGCCGTTGCGCAGGCGCTGCGCGCAAAGTACCCTGGCATCACGCTCGTGCTCTGCGCCGATGACGACTGGAAGACCGAAGGCAACCCAGGTCTTACAGCAGCTACTGAGGCGACCCGCGTCGTGGGGGGCCTGCTGGCGGTGCCGATATTTACCGGATTGCCCCGCGGCGAGGAGGACACTGACTTCAACGACCTGCACCGGCTGGCAGGCCAAGCGGTTTCAGCATGA
- a CDS encoding recombinase family protein, whose protein sequence is MRVGYVRVSTAGQHDARQLDGVPLDKTFADQASGKDTERPQLKAMLEFVREGDCLFVHSMDRLSRSLRDLQDVVKGLTDRGVSVWFVKEGMKFTSSDDPMATLMLQLLGAVSQFERALIKERQREGIAIAKASGVYKGRKPALNKEAAETLRDMAVNGIPKAQIASTLGISRATVYEYLKTTA, encoded by the coding sequence ATGCGCGTCGGCTACGTCCGGGTTTCCACCGCCGGCCAGCACGATGCACGTCAGCTGGACGGAGTACCCCTCGATAAAACTTTCGCCGACCAAGCGAGCGGCAAGGACACGGAACGGCCGCAACTCAAAGCCATGCTCGAGTTCGTGCGGGAAGGCGATTGCCTATTCGTTCACAGCATGGACCGCCTGTCGCGTTCGCTTCGGGATTTGCAAGACGTGGTCAAGGGGCTGACCGACCGCGGCGTGTCCGTCTGGTTCGTGAAGGAAGGCATGAAGTTCACCAGCAGCGATGACCCCATGGCCACGTTGATGCTGCAGCTCCTCGGTGCCGTGAGCCAGTTTGAACGCGCGCTTATCAAGGAGCGACAGCGCGAAGGCATTGCGATCGCAAAAGCCAGCGGGGTCTACAAGGGCCGCAAGCCGGCCTTAAACAAGGAAGCTGCCGAGACGCTGCGCGACATGGCTGTAAACGGGATTCCCAAAGCGCAAATCGCATCCACGCTTGGCATTTCCCGGGCAACGGTCTACGAATACCTCAAGACCACTGCCTGA
- a CDS encoding ClpXP protease specificity-enhancing factor: MINALESSSTRPYLIRALYEWCTDNGFTPYVAVQVDDTVQVPREYVKNGEIVLNISFDATSSLKLGNDFIAFKARFAGTAREINVPIGRVIAIYARENGQGMAFPAPASAASAPGQPASVDGPAPALRDASRPDGDPKIMHLVTGDELTDESVADASAGDGEPPRPPPATGGAKPSLKRIK; this comes from the coding sequence ATGATCAACGCGCTCGAATCGTCTTCCACGCGCCCGTATCTCATCCGGGCGCTGTACGAATGGTGCACCGACAACGGTTTCACGCCGTATGTCGCGGTGCAGGTCGACGACACCGTTCAGGTGCCGCGGGAGTACGTGAAGAACGGCGAGATCGTGCTGAACATCAGTTTTGATGCCACCAGCTCGCTGAAGCTGGGCAACGACTTCATCGCGTTCAAGGCGCGGTTCGCCGGCACCGCGCGCGAGATCAACGTGCCGATCGGGCGCGTCATCGCGATCTATGCGCGTGAAAACGGGCAGGGCATGGCGTTCCCTGCGCCGGCCTCCGCAGCTTCGGCACCGGGCCAGCCCGCTTCAGTCGACGGCCCGGCACCGGCGCTGCGTGATGCGTCGCGTCCGGACGGCGATCCGAAAATCATGCACTTGGTCACCGGTGACGAACTGACCGACGAATCCGTCGCCGATGCCTCGGCGGGAGATGGTGAACCGCCCCGACCGCCACCGGCGACCGGCGGCGCCAAGCCTTCGCTGAAACGCATCAAGTAG
- a CDS encoding YfjI family protein, translated as MPDALPPVQSFDPELLPSNLRGWVVDIAHRMQCPPDFAAVGAVIAASSLIGARAVVQPKEFDDWQVVPNLWGLIVGRPGVMKSPALGEALKPLFHLQLAEFELHEAAHEAWTLDSKVAELASAEREKKAKGLASKDPAAARSLLIPEVVAAEPIARRFTVNDATVEKLGELLNANPWGILSYRDELYGLLTSMDKQGQEGARSFYLQSYDGNQSYTFDRIGRGTVHIPRICLSMIGGIQPGRVQEYVRGAVAGGSADDGLLQRFGLTVWPDTAGAFVHVDQWPDTAAKAHAWEAFKRLADLQPASDTEPQVWRFDPKAQALYVEWSTHLGQELKLGELHPAMEGHLSKYRKLIPALALIFALLENPDTQLIKEGDLLRALAWCDYLRSHAERLYSAATTPETGAAAGLLRKIKAGALIDSFTPREVAVKGWTGMPTPEAVRKAADLLCDFDWLRRDVIQGGAAGGRPSERYRINPSAKGRAIRAGLPD; from the coding sequence TTGCCCGATGCCCTGCCGCCGGTGCAGTCCTTCGACCCCGAGCTATTGCCGTCGAACCTGCGCGGATGGGTGGTTGACATTGCTCACCGCATGCAATGCCCGCCCGACTTTGCCGCCGTTGGCGCAGTTATTGCTGCGTCCAGCCTGATCGGCGCGCGTGCAGTAGTGCAGCCTAAAGAGTTCGATGACTGGCAAGTGGTGCCCAATCTATGGGGCCTGATTGTGGGTCGCCCCGGCGTCATGAAATCTCCGGCGTTGGGGGAGGCTTTAAAACCCTTGTTTCATTTGCAATTGGCTGAATTTGAACTGCACGAAGCCGCGCATGAGGCTTGGACGCTTGACAGCAAAGTCGCCGAACTGGCCAGTGCCGAGCGGGAGAAAAAGGCCAAAGGACTCGCATCAAAAGACCCGGCGGCGGCGCGTTCGCTTTTGATTCCCGAAGTAGTAGCTGCCGAGCCTATCGCCCGCCGCTTCACCGTAAACGATGCCACGGTGGAGAAGCTGGGGGAACTGCTGAATGCCAACCCATGGGGCATCCTGAGCTACCGGGATGAGCTGTACGGCTTGCTCACAAGCATGGACAAACAAGGCCAAGAAGGTGCACGCTCGTTCTACCTGCAAAGCTATGACGGCAATCAAAGCTACACCTTTGATCGCATCGGCCGCGGCACAGTGCATATCCCTCGAATCTGCCTCTCGATGATCGGTGGCATCCAGCCGGGACGGGTGCAGGAGTATGTTCGGGGAGCCGTAGCAGGGGGCAGTGCTGATGACGGCTTGCTGCAGCGATTCGGCCTCACCGTATGGCCGGATACGGCTGGGGCTTTCGTCCATGTCGATCAATGGCCTGACACAGCTGCAAAAGCGCACGCATGGGAAGCGTTTAAGCGGCTGGCAGATCTTCAACCTGCCAGCGACACCGAGCCCCAAGTTTGGCGATTCGACCCCAAGGCACAAGCTCTGTATGTGGAATGGAGCACGCATTTGGGCCAGGAACTGAAGCTCGGGGAGCTGCACCCTGCGATGGAAGGCCACCTCTCGAAATACCGCAAGCTGATCCCAGCCCTGGCGCTAATCTTTGCGCTGCTGGAAAACCCAGATACGCAGCTGATCAAAGAGGGAGACCTACTCCGAGCACTGGCGTGGTGTGACTACCTTCGCAGCCATGCCGAGCGCCTCTATAGCGCGGCGACGACGCCAGAAACCGGGGCGGCCGCGGGGCTTCTGCGAAAGATCAAGGCCGGCGCCCTGATCGATTCATTTACGCCGCGTGAGGTCGCGGTGAAGGGCTGGACCGGCATGCCGACGCCCGAAGCTGTACGCAAGGCGGCTGACCTGCTCTGCGACTTCGACTGGCTGCGGCGAGATGTGATCCAAGGAGGTGCGGCAGGCGGCAGGCCGAGCGAGCGATATCGGATCAACCCCTCTGCAAAGGGACGGGCGATAAGAGCTGGCTTGCCCGACTGA
- a CDS encoding helix-turn-helix transcriptional regulator, with protein sequence MPSRRPLPLPRAVPPVSAKVLRQPIEAANNPAALLRLDTVAALTGLSRSTLYAKIKAGTFPAPIKQGARCTRFRASTVTAWLESVN encoded by the coding sequence ATGCCCAGCAGACGCCCCCTGCCCCTGCCCCGAGCGGTTCCTCCTGTCAGCGCAAAGGTTCTTCGCCAACCGATTGAGGCGGCAAACAATCCTGCTGCGCTCCTTCGACTCGACACCGTTGCGGCGCTCACCGGGCTGAGTCGGTCGACTCTGTACGCAAAAATAAAGGCTGGGACTTTCCCCGCGCCGATCAAGCAGGGAGCGCGCTGCACGCGATTCCGTGCGAGCACTGTCACAGCCTGGCTCGAGTCGGTGAACTGA
- a CDS encoding cytochrome c1, whose protein sequence is MKKLILTLIAALGIVTGAQAAEGGLAWDKAPNKTNDVQSLQNGAKLFVNYCLNCHSAAFMRYNRLQDLGITEQQIKDNLLFTTDKVGETMKANIDPKQAKDWFGANPPDLTLVARSRAGHGGTGADYLYTYLRTFYRDDTKATGWNNMAFPAVAMPHVLWELQGDRRPVFEKMEQHGHETEVFKGWEQVSPGTMTPLQYDQAMGDLVGYLQWMAEPAQNQRVRIGVWVLLFLTMAMIFVWRLSASYWKDVK, encoded by the coding sequence ATGAAAAAACTGATCCTCACGCTGATCGCCGCACTGGGCATCGTCACCGGCGCACAAGCGGCCGAAGGCGGCCTGGCCTGGGACAAGGCGCCGAACAAGACCAACGACGTCCAGTCGCTGCAGAACGGCGCGAAGCTGTTCGTCAATTACTGCCTGAACTGCCACTCGGCTGCCTTCATGCGCTACAACCGCCTGCAGGATCTCGGCATCACCGAGCAGCAGATCAAGGACAACCTTCTGTTCACGACCGACAAGGTCGGCGAAACCATGAAGGCGAACATCGATCCGAAGCAGGCCAAGGACTGGTTTGGCGCCAACCCGCCGGACCTCACGCTGGTGGCGCGCTCGCGTGCCGGCCACGGCGGCACAGGCGCGGATTACCTCTATACCTATTTGCGCACCTTCTACCGTGACGACACCAAGGCCACGGGTTGGAACAACATGGCTTTCCCCGCCGTGGCCATGCCGCATGTGCTCTGGGAACTTCAAGGCGACCGTCGCCCGGTGTTCGAAAAGATGGAACAGCACGGCCACGAAACCGAAGTCTTCAAGGGCTGGGAGCAGGTGAGCCCCGGCACCATGACGCCGCTTCAATATGACCAGGCCATGGGTGACTTGGTGGGTTACCTGCAGTGGATGGCCGAGCCGGCGCAGAACCAGCGCGTGCGCATCGGGGTTTGGGTTTTGCTGTTCCTCACGATGGCGATGATCTTCGTCTGGCGTCTGAGCGCCTCTTACTGGAAAGACGTCAAGTAG
- a CDS encoding glutathione S-transferase N-terminal domain-containing protein — protein sequence MMVLYSGTTCPFSHRCRFVLFEKGMDFEIRDVDLYNKPEDISVMNPYGQVPILVERDLILYESNIINEYIDERFPHPQLMPGDPVDRARVRLFLLNFEKELFVHVSTLENRTAKGNDKALEKARAHIRDRLTQLAPVFLKNKYMLGDNFSMLDVAIAPLLWRLDYYGIDLSKNAAPLLKYAERIFSRPAYIEALTPSEKVMRK from the coding sequence ATGATGGTGCTGTATTCAGGAACAACCTGCCCCTTTTCCCACCGCTGCCGCTTCGTGCTGTTCGAGAAGGGCATGGATTTCGAAATTCGCGACGTCGACCTCTACAACAAGCCGGAAGACATCAGCGTGATGAACCCGTACGGTCAGGTGCCGATACTGGTCGAGCGCGACCTGATCCTGTACGAGTCGAACATCATCAACGAGTACATCGACGAGCGCTTCCCGCATCCGCAACTGATGCCCGGCGACCCGGTCGACCGCGCCCGCGTGCGACTGTTCCTGCTCAACTTCGAGAAGGAACTTTTCGTGCATGTCTCGACGCTCGAGAACCGCACGGCCAAGGGCAACGACAAGGCGCTTGAAAAAGCGCGTGCGCACATCCGCGACCGCCTCACGCAGCTGGCGCCGGTGTTCCTGAAGAACAAGTACATGCTGGGCGACAACTTCTCGATGCTCGACGTCGCGATCGCGCCGCTGCTGTGGCGCCTCGACTACTACGGCATCGATCTCAGCAAGAACGCTGCGCCGCTGCTGAAGTACGCCGAGCGCATCTTCTCGCGCCCGGCCTACATCGAAGCGCTGACGCCTTCCGAAAAGGTCATGCGCAAGTAA